A region from the Wansuia hejianensis genome encodes:
- a CDS encoding tRNA(Met) cytidine acetate ligase has protein sequence MRTAAIITEYNPFHNGHAYQLDRVRQLSGADFILVVMSGDFVQRGTPAIFDKYLRAEMALRCGADLVLELPCAAASGSAPRFASGAAALLDGLNVVDELWFGSEEGRMEPFAALADFLSHEPENFRLKLKDCLRSGVSFPSARMQALLALFPELNLPFDSAEALRAFLTSPNNILGLEYCLALRRLNSPICPRTLKRVGSGYHQEELSARFSSASAIRRSLLRLGPESVRRQVPEQVYSLLAEAWNSSIALQEDDFSLPLRYQLLKETESSLRQYLDVPEDLARRILRLQNEYVSYSQFAALLKTRNNTRTNMNRALLHILLGLTLQDAEASVSPSCARILGLGSCSGLLTAIKANGSLPLISKTADLPAGLYEKELFASNLYETVRAWKSGQPFIHEYSRQIRIIR, from the coding sequence ATGAGAACGGCTGCTATTATCACAGAATACAACCCATTTCACAACGGGCATGCTTATCAGCTGGACAGAGTGCGGCAGCTTTCCGGCGCTGATTTTATTCTCGTCGTAATGAGCGGGGATTTTGTCCAGCGGGGGACTCCTGCCATCTTCGACAAATATCTCCGGGCAGAGATGGCCCTGCGCTGCGGAGCCGATCTGGTCCTGGAACTGCCCTGTGCCGCCGCTTCCGGAAGCGCCCCCCGGTTTGCTTCAGGCGCGGCTGCGCTCCTGGATGGATTGAACGTTGTGGACGAGCTCTGGTTCGGAAGTGAGGAAGGGCGCATGGAGCCTTTCGCGGCTCTGGCAGATTTCCTCTCCCATGAGCCTGAGAATTTCCGGCTGAAGCTGAAGGACTGCCTGAGGTCAGGCGTCTCCTTTCCTTCCGCCCGAATGCAGGCTCTGCTCGCCTTATTTCCTGAGCTTAACCTTCCTTTTGACTCCGCAGAAGCACTGAGAGCTTTCCTCACCTCTCCCAATAACATCCTGGGCCTGGAATACTGTCTGGCCCTGAGACGGCTGAACAGCCCGATCTGTCCCCGAACGCTGAAGCGCGTCGGAAGCGGATATCACCAGGAAGAACTGTCGGCCCGTTTCAGCTCTGCATCTGCCATCCGCCGTTCTCTTCTCCGCCTGGGTCCCGAATCCGTCCGCCGCCAGGTTCCGGAGCAGGTGTATTCTCTGCTGGCTGAAGCATGGAACTCTTCCATCGCCCTGCAGGAGGACGATTTTTCCCTGCCCCTGAGATACCAGTTATTGAAAGAAACCGAATCTTCACTCCGCCAGTACCTGGATGTCCCGGAGGATCTGGCCAGAAGGATTCTGCGGCTCCAGAATGAATATGTCTCTTATTCACAATTTGCCGCACTTCTGAAAACCAGGAATAACACCCGCACCAACATGAACCGGGCTCTGCTCCACATTTTGCTGGGGCTGACTTTACAGGACGCAGAGGCCAGCGTTTCACCCTCCTGCGCCCGTATTCTGGGTCTCGGCTCCTGCAGTGGGCTTCTGACCGCAATCAAGGCAAACGGCAGTCTCCCGCTGATCTCTAAAACAGCGGACCTGCCCGCCGGGCTTTACGAAAAAGAGCTGTTCGCCTCCAACCTGTACGAAACCGTACGTGCCTGGAAAAGCGGACAGCCCTTCATTCATGAGTATTCCCGTCAGATCCGGATCATCCGGTAG
- the pta gene encoding phosphate acetyltransferase: protein MGFIDTIKARARENKKTIVLPETEDRRTYLAAEQILKEGIADIVLIGSEEAVKKGSEGLDISGAAIVDPATSDRTSAYIDKFVELRAKKGMTPEKAKEILLNDYPYYGCMMVKMGDADGMVSGACHSSADTLRPCLQILKTKPGTKLVSAFFLVAVPDCEYGEDGVFIFSDAGLNQNPNPEELAAIAGSSAETFRFLVQKEPKVAMLSHSTKGSAKHPDVDKVVEATRIAKEQYPDLQLDGELQLDAAIVPEIAASKAPGSPVAGQANVLIFPDLDAGNIGYKLVQRLGKADAYGPITQGIAAPVNDLSRGCSAEDIVGAVAITAVQCAAN, encoded by the coding sequence ATGGGATTTATTGACACAATTAAAGCGAGAGCGAGAGAAAATAAGAAAACAATTGTACTTCCGGAGACAGAAGACAGAAGAACTTATTTGGCTGCTGAGCAGATCTTGAAAGAAGGAATTGCGGACATTGTTCTGATCGGAAGCGAAGAGGCAGTTAAAAAAGGAAGCGAGGGACTGGATATTTCCGGCGCTGCAATTGTGGACCCCGCCACCTCCGACAGAACGTCAGCATACATTGATAAATTTGTAGAGCTGCGTGCAAAGAAGGGAATGACTCCTGAGAAGGCAAAGGAGATCCTTCTGAATGATTATCCGTATTATGGCTGCATGATGGTTAAGATGGGAGACGCCGACGGAATGGTTTCCGGAGCCTGCCATTCTTCTGCAGATACCTTAAGGCCCTGCCTGCAGATTCTGAAGACAAAGCCCGGAACCAAGCTGGTATCTGCGTTTTTCCTGGTAGCTGTTCCGGATTGTGAATACGGTGAAGACGGCGTGTTTATTTTTTCCGACGCAGGGCTGAACCAGAATCCGAATCCGGAAGAACTGGCTGCGATCGCGGGATCATCTGCCGAGACCTTCCGTTTCCTGGTACAGAAGGAGCCGAAGGTGGCCATGCTCTCCCATTCCACCAAAGGAAGTGCGAAGCATCCGGATGTGGACAAGGTAGTGGAGGCGACAAGAATCGCCAAGGAACAGTATCCGGATCTGCAGCTGGACGGAGAATTGCAGCTGGATGCGGCAATCGTTCCTGAGATAGCAGCCTCCAAAGCGCCGGGAAGTCCTGTGGCAGGACAAGCCAATGTGCTGATTTTCCCGGATCTGGATGCCGGTAATATCGGTTACAAGCTGGTTCAGAGGCTGGGCAAGGCAGATGCCTACGGCCCGATCACCCAGGGCATCGCAGCCCCTG